A portion of the Juglans microcarpa x Juglans regia isolate MS1-56 chromosome 1D, Jm3101_v1.0, whole genome shotgun sequence genome contains these proteins:
- the LOC121235920 gene encoding protein transport protein Sec61 subunit gamma-like, which produces MNAIDSVFDPLREFSKDSVCLVKRCHKPDCKEFVVMGLVGFFVKLIFIPINNVIVGSN; this is translated from the coding sequence atgaatgctATAGACTCAGTCTTTGACCCCCTCAGAGAATTCTCTAAGGATAGCGTCTGCCTCGTTAAGCGCTGCCACAAGCCCGACTGCAAAGAGTTTGTTGTGATGGGGCTCGTTGGGTTCTTTGTGAAGCTGATCTTCATCCCCATCAACAACGTCATCGTTGGATCCAATTAA